A section of the Pedobacter sp. HDW13 genome encodes:
- a CDS encoding HNH endonuclease domain-containing protein, with translation MIPIHEYLPVNLLAASFNNTAAAYKFYWFLAILDEVENGHYHIPKQRIFVGMVAASWYTINYFHISFGKQDQLHDKVKEIATIEGINIDEDRNKIKQRLSNSNLLATQKLLWHFDKQVPHRFLSPWFSSIAENRNSVYQASQFFENNCLYAVDQTHITINPIWIDYLSKNSGILKSFCYWKLSLYLQKHNPNVPDIPNKLIKPAKRNSLVKQRKVWNIVIEELGGVDCIYTNQKLYKDDFAVEHFIPYAFVSHDLLWNLIPANPSFNSTKSDKLPQMDIYFDAFYHLQKTAIEIIKYKIPKEKLLEDYLSIFPDLESVKELPAEYKLKFKTTIEPLITIASNNGFKYMF, from the coding sequence ATGATTCCTATTCACGAATACTTACCTGTAAACCTTTTAGCTGCCAGTTTTAATAACACGGCTGCGGCTTATAAATTCTATTGGTTCTTAGCTATTTTAGATGAAGTAGAAAATGGTCATTATCATATCCCTAAGCAAAGAATATTTGTGGGTATGGTTGCAGCTAGTTGGTACACCATCAACTATTTCCACATTAGTTTCGGTAAACAGGATCAGTTGCATGATAAAGTGAAAGAAATTGCAACAATTGAAGGGATCAATATTGATGAAGATCGAAACAAGATCAAACAACGCTTGAGCAATAGTAACCTATTGGCTACACAGAAGTTATTATGGCATTTTGATAAACAGGTCCCGCACCGTTTTTTAAGCCCTTGGTTTTCATCCATTGCAGAAAACCGAAATTCAGTTTATCAGGCATCACAATTTTTTGAAAACAATTGCCTTTATGCGGTTGATCAAACTCATATTACCATTAATCCAATCTGGATAGATTACCTCAGTAAGAATTCAGGAATTTTAAAAAGCTTTTGTTACTGGAAACTAAGTTTGTATCTGCAGAAACACAATCCTAATGTCCCAGATATTCCGAATAAGTTAATTAAGCCTGCAAAAAGAAACAGTTTGGTAAAACAGCGTAAGGTGTGGAATATTGTAATTGAAGAGTTAGGCGGTGTAGATTGCATCTACACAAACCAAAAACTATACAAAGATGACTTTGCAGTAGAGCACTTTATTCCCTATGCATTTGTTTCGCATGATCTGCTCTGGAATCTGATACCTGCAAACCCTTCCTTTAACAGTACGAAATCGGATAAGCTACCCCAGATGGATATTTACTTTGATGCTTTTTATCACTTGCAGAAAACTGCCATCGAAATAATTAAATATAAAATACCCAAAGAAAAGCTATTGGAAGATTATCTGAGCATTTTTCCTGACCTGGAAAGTGTTAAGGAATTACCAGCTGAATATAAGCTTAAGTTTAAAACAACCATCGAGCCTTTAATTACTATTGCAAGCAATAATGGCTTTAAGTATATGTTTTAA
- a CDS encoding ATP-binding protein: MENNAKLTLKFDPNTIEHLGISLYSKLPSVLSELISNSWDADSDSVSIKFYDTETVKEIIYQDFGEGMTFDELNEKYLLIGRNRRRTTNEITAKGRSVIGKKGLGKLAVFGICDEIEIISIKDNLENHFIMNLMDIKASQNNAYNPKIVKKNTPSEIADNGLILKLKKVRRKSGFNLDELAISLSKKFLIFDRMSTTLYLNDLEEKEVTNELKFTDLKKQFEWNFPDDKYDDNYTYSSRIKGTIITAETPIKDTEMSGIYLTSRGKIVNTASFYGLRDNDQFHSYVTGYLEVDFIDEFDEDVISTDRHSLNWENDKTKELQSYIQKVVKKIGSEWREKRSSLKRSEIKHHKDLDIQDWQDTLPTYERELSNRIIDPILENPNIDIEESKEIISNVIDKFENKTFKEYASRIADVSKPEDIPTLLRLMDDWKMIEAKQFRDLAFSRIEVIKQFEEYIRTNTREVPTLHNFLKKFSWLLDPRILEFRDEVTYTTLLKETFPDDRLDLNNRRIDFLCSNALGEILYVIEIKRSNFKVDQNALEQAYEYGAFLKDRYSSQSGFSKVVCYVVGGEKAEDNLFKRKEQTYMQSGEVFVKTYRELLEQSKEYHREFIEAYNEHQN; this comes from the coding sequence TACTGAAACGGTTAAAGAAATAATCTATCAGGATTTTGGTGAAGGAATGACATTTGATGAATTGAATGAAAAATATTTATTAATAGGGAGAAATAGGCGCAGAACAACGAATGAAATTACGGCCAAAGGCAGAAGCGTTATTGGAAAGAAGGGGCTTGGTAAATTAGCTGTATTTGGTATTTGTGATGAAATCGAGATAATATCCATTAAAGATAATCTTGAAAATCATTTCATAATGAATCTAATGGATATAAAAGCAAGTCAAAATAATGCATATAATCCCAAAATAGTAAAAAAGAATACACCTTCCGAAATTGCAGACAATGGTTTAATTCTCAAGTTAAAAAAAGTAAGAAGAAAATCAGGATTCAACCTTGATGAACTCGCGATTTCTTTATCTAAAAAGTTTCTGATTTTTGATCGGATGTCTACTACTTTGTACTTGAATGACTTGGAAGAAAAGGAGGTTACGAACGAGCTTAAATTTACTGATCTAAAAAAGCAGTTTGAATGGAATTTTCCAGATGACAAATATGATGACAACTACACATATTCAAGCAGAATTAAAGGGACAATAATCACGGCAGAGACACCAATCAAAGACACTGAGATGAGTGGTATATATTTAACGTCGAGGGGAAAAATTGTTAATACTGCAAGCTTTTATGGTTTAAGGGACAATGATCAATTCCATAGTTATGTTACTGGTTATCTAGAAGTTGATTTTATAGACGAATTTGATGAAGATGTAATATCCACAGATCGGCATTCGTTAAACTGGGAAAATGATAAAACAAAGGAACTACAGAGCTACATCCAAAAAGTTGTAAAAAAAATTGGTAGTGAGTGGCGGGAAAAAAGAAGTTCTCTAAAACGGTCAGAAATTAAGCACCATAAGGATTTAGACATTCAAGATTGGCAAGACACTCTGCCGACTTATGAGAGAGAACTGAGTAACAGAATTATCGATCCAATTTTAGAAAACCCTAATATAGATATTGAAGAATCGAAAGAAATAATAAGTAATGTAATCGATAAGTTTGAAAATAAAACCTTCAAAGAGTATGCCTCAAGAATTGCTGATGTTTCAAAACCTGAAGATATCCCAACATTATTAAGACTAATGGATGATTGGAAAATGATTGAAGCTAAGCAATTTAGAGATTTGGCTTTTTCTAGGATAGAAGTAATAAAACAATTTGAAGAATATATTCGGACCAATACTAGAGAGGTGCCCACACTTCATAATTTCCTTAAAAAATTCTCTTGGTTGTTAGACCCAAGGATTTTAGAATTCAGAGATGAGGTAACTTATACAACCCTTTTAAAAGAAACCTTTCCAGATGATCGACTTGATCTAAATAACAGAAGGATCGATTTCTTATGCAGTAATGCACTGGGTGAAATTTTATATGTTATCGAAATCAAAAGAAGTAATTTCAAAGTAGATCAAAACGCGCTAGAACAAGCCTATGAGTATGGAGCATTCTTGAAAGATAGATATTCCTCACAAAGTGGCTTTTCTAAAGTTGTCTGCTACGTAGTAGGAGGAGAAAAAGCTGAAGACAACCTTTTCAAAAGAAAAGAACAAACCTATATGCAATCGGGTGAGGTGTTCGTTAAAACTTACAGAGAATTGCTCGAACAATCAAAAGAATATCATAGGGAATTTATCGAAGCATATAATGAACATCAAAATTAA
- a CDS encoding HNH endonuclease, whose amino-acid sequence MNLSKIYPYLIDFSAENLKKKSVNFQSEYKLINPFVKQLNSIFNYKWFNSNTNVIYSSYKLCQKLDRYTCTYCNRSYTSTVITEAKKTVIRPTLDHWFPESKFPLLAISFYNLIPSCSSCNSSVKGAGIQLLNKYIHPYVDQTQSEDFEFDYGYTSLRGFRIFVNDTSNGNRQGFKAKNTIEAMYIDEVYNSNISELRDMITIQRNYSLGYIDKMQKMLRSKMSKEEVYRLLFGVIYDQNNFHKRPLSKFKKDILKKLGMLAEM is encoded by the coding sequence ATGAATTTAAGTAAAATATATCCTTATCTAATAGATTTTTCAGCAGAGAACTTGAAAAAGAAAAGCGTTAATTTCCAATCAGAATATAAACTCATAAACCCCTTTGTAAAACAGTTGAACAGTATTTTTAATTACAAATGGTTTAATAGCAATACCAATGTAATCTACAGTTCCTACAAACTTTGCCAAAAGTTAGACAGATATACTTGTACTTATTGCAACCGTAGTTACACATCAACCGTAATCACAGAAGCAAAAAAAACAGTAATAAGGCCTACCCTCGACCATTGGTTTCCCGAATCTAAATTTCCCTTATTAGCTATTTCATTTTATAATTTGATACCATCATGTAGCTCTTGTAATAGTTCTGTGAAAGGAGCTGGTATCCAATTGTTAAATAAATATATTCATCCTTACGTAGACCAGACGCAAAGCGAAGATTTTGAATTTGATTATGGTTATACCTCTCTTCGCGGCTTCAGAATTTTTGTCAACGATACATCAAATGGGAATAGGCAAGGATTCAAAGCCAAAAATACAATAGAAGCAATGTACATAGACGAGGTATATAATAGTAATATTTCAGAGTTACGAGATATGATAACTATTCAAAGAAACTATTCTTTAGGATATATTGATAAAATGCAAAAAATGTTAAGGTCAAAAATGAGTAAAGAAGAAGTTTATCGATTACTATTTGGAGTAATTTACGATCAAAACAACTTTCACAAGCGACCTTTAAGTAAATTTAAAAAGGATATTTTAAAGAAATTAGGAATGCTAGCGGAGATGTAA
- a CDS encoding very short patch repair endonuclease, whose protein sequence is MADVHSKEIRSYNMSRIKGKNTKPEMLVRQFLHANGFRCRLQVKDLPGKPEIVLPKYKTVIFIQGVLLAWSRSMQVIPKTNTEWRLNKITGNKTKDIMEIETLKNQVGRLLKYGSVS, encoded by the coding sequence ATGGCAGACGTACACAGTAAAGAAATCCGCTCATACAACATGAGCCGCATCAAGGGTAAAAATACCAAACCCGAAATGCTGGTGCGGCAGTTTCTGCATGCCAATGGTTTCAGATGCCGCCTCCAAGTTAAAGATTTACCGGGCAAACCCGAGATTGTGTTACCAAAATACAAAACTGTTATATTTATACAGGGGGTGCTTCTGGCATGGTCACGATCAATGCAGGTAATCCCAAAAACTAATACTGAATGGCGGCTAAACAAGATTACTGGTAATAAAACGAAAGACATCATGGAAATCGAGACGCTAAAAAATCAGGTTGGCAGGTTATTGAAATATGGGAGTGTGAGTTAA
- the dcm gene encoding DNA (cytosine-5-)-methyltransferase, with product MVIKDRYSLEEVASILSRSKETLRRWDRAEKLSAHRDPMSNYRYYTLDQLQQFEEFQNMPKNKTLDQRISLPKADNQYSVLELFAGAGGLAIGMEKAGLKCLALNEIDKYAVKTLQANRPEWNVIPGDIRDISFKEYKDRVDVVTGGFPCQAFSYAGKRFGFDDARGTLFYEFARTVQETNPKICIGENVKGLLNHDSGRTLKTMIAILDEIGYRVIDPKVLRAIFYNVPQKRERLILVGVRKDIDIDFNYPVASKKVFTLRDALKAGALFETDVPHSAGTKYPASKKDVLDLVPPGGYWRDLPLDIQKQYMQKSFYLGGGKTGMARRISWDEPSLTLTCSPAQKQTERCHPDHTRPFTVREYARIQTFPDDWEFQGPVSAQYKQIGNAVPVNLAAAIGAQLLNS from the coding sequence ATGGTTATAAAAGACAGGTACTCCCTAGAGGAGGTGGCTTCGATACTCTCCAGAAGCAAAGAAACCTTAAGGAGGTGGGATCGGGCAGAAAAGCTAAGCGCCCACCGTGACCCAATGAGCAATTACCGATACTATACACTAGATCAACTCCAACAGTTCGAAGAATTCCAGAATATGCCCAAAAACAAAACCCTAGACCAGAGGATATCATTGCCCAAAGCCGACAACCAATACAGTGTACTTGAGCTCTTTGCCGGCGCCGGCGGGCTGGCTATAGGCATGGAGAAGGCGGGGCTAAAATGCCTTGCCCTAAATGAAATTGATAAATACGCAGTTAAGACTTTACAGGCAAACAGGCCGGAATGGAATGTCATTCCTGGCGATATACGGGATATTTCCTTTAAGGAATACAAGGATAGGGTTGACGTGGTTACAGGCGGCTTTCCTTGCCAGGCCTTTAGCTATGCCGGAAAACGGTTCGGGTTTGATGACGCAAGGGGAACCCTTTTCTATGAGTTCGCAAGGACGGTACAGGAAACCAACCCAAAGATCTGCATCGGGGAGAACGTGAAAGGCCTGCTGAACCACGATTCGGGACGTACGCTTAAGACAATGATTGCCATTTTGGATGAGATCGGTTATAGGGTTATTGACCCAAAAGTATTGCGTGCAATCTTTTACAATGTCCCTCAAAAGCGAGAACGACTGATATTGGTTGGGGTAAGAAAAGATATTGACATCGATTTCAATTACCCCGTGGCCAGTAAAAAAGTATTCACCCTCCGAGATGCACTAAAGGCAGGAGCACTGTTTGAGACAGACGTACCGCATTCTGCCGGGACGAAATACCCTGCATCAAAAAAAGATGTTTTGGACCTTGTGCCCCCAGGCGGGTACTGGCGGGATCTTCCCTTGGACATCCAGAAGCAGTATATGCAAAAAAGCTTCTATCTTGGCGGTGGAAAGACTGGCATGGCCAGGAGGATCAGCTGGGACGAGCCATCGCTTACGCTAACCTGCAGTCCTGCACAGAAACAGACCGAAAGGTGCCATCCTGACCACACCCGACCTTTTACGGTAAGGGAATACGCCAGGATACAGACTTTTCCTGATGACTGGGAATTCCAAGGCCCCGTTTCGGCACAATATAAACAGATCGGGAATGCCGTTCCTGTAAATCTCGCTGCCGCAATCGGGGCTCAATTGTTGAATTCCTGA
- a CDS encoding DNA cytosine methyltransferase, translating to MNYIDLFAGAGGLSEGFKRAGFEPVAHVEIDSAACYTLKTRAAYHYLKSNNLFENYLDYLKGNINRNELYSFIPEELKNSVINKAIGEENNPVIFGAIDRQLAGKEVDLIIGGPPCQAYSLVGRARSDDGMKGDSRNFLYVQYAKYLERYQPKMFVFENVLGLKSAGKGVYLHNMEKLFLKKGYKINVFSVKAENFGVLQKRRRLIIIGWKDDFTPNLPDLGNFKSGIGGMVSDLFSDLPDLQAGGGVDKFTKYASTSNDYLANAHIRNGIDTLTQHIARPHNAQDKEIYRIATGKWNDNQERLNYNDLPEHLKTHDNRTSFFDRFKVVGANLNASHTVVAHIAKDGHYYIHPDQLQNRSISVREAARLQSFPDDFYFEGVKEGANRTAAFKQIGNAVPALMAQSIADQIIKRVKLK from the coding sequence GTGAACTATATAGACCTCTTCGCTGGTGCAGGCGGCTTGTCCGAAGGCTTCAAAAGAGCTGGTTTTGAGCCAGTTGCTCATGTCGAAATCGACAGTGCTGCTTGCTATACACTAAAAACCAGGGCTGCTTACCACTACCTAAAGTCAAATAATCTTTTCGAGAACTACCTGGATTATCTTAAGGGAAATATAAATCGGAATGAGCTATATTCTTTTATACCTGAAGAGCTTAAAAATTCGGTAATCAATAAAGCCATTGGAGAGGAAAATAATCCTGTTATTTTTGGCGCTATTGATAGACAATTAGCAGGCAAGGAGGTTGACTTAATTATTGGTGGTCCTCCTTGTCAGGCGTACTCCTTGGTTGGCAGAGCCCGTTCAGATGATGGAATGAAAGGTGATTCCAGAAATTTCCTCTATGTGCAGTATGCTAAATACCTTGAAAGATATCAACCCAAAATGTTCGTTTTTGAAAACGTGCTTGGTTTAAAGTCAGCTGGAAAAGGTGTTTACCTGCATAACATGGAGAAGCTTTTCCTTAAAAAGGGATATAAAATAAATGTGTTTTCTGTGAAAGCAGAAAACTTTGGGGTACTTCAAAAAAGACGCAGGCTTATCATAATAGGCTGGAAAGATGATTTTACACCAAACTTACCAGATCTGGGTAATTTTAAAAGCGGGATAGGCGGTATGGTTTCTGATTTATTTTCTGACTTGCCGGATTTACAGGCAGGGGGTGGGGTAGATAAGTTTACAAAATATGCCTCTACCAGTAACGATTATCTGGCCAATGCGCATATCCGAAATGGCATTGATACGCTTACCCAACATATAGCGAGGCCACATAATGCTCAAGATAAAGAAATTTACCGGATAGCTACCGGAAAATGGAACGATAATCAGGAACGCTTAAATTATAATGATCTTCCTGAGCATCTGAAAACACACGATAACAGAACTTCCTTTTTCGATCGTTTTAAAGTTGTTGGGGCTAATTTAAATGCATCTCATACCGTTGTGGCACATATTGCGAAGGATGGACATTATTATATCCATCCAGATCAGTTACAAAACAGATCAATTAGTGTTCGTGAAGCAGCTCGTTTACAATCTTTCCCCGATGATTTCTATTTTGAAGGTGTGAAAGAGGGTGCTAACCGTACAGCTGCTTTTAAGCAGATTGGGAATGCGGTGCCTGCATTAATGGCGCAATCTATAGCTGATCAAATTATTAAAAGAGTAAAGTTGAAATAA
- a CDS encoding AAA family ATPase gives MFKLLALKLNKDSVFQKKLVIDTLYKFSNDTIFLDKYGNELQEIKDYRSIKKINTVQNYPTTLYDIERDGSDIHVHVGALLGRNGSGKSSILEMLYLLVFCVSENKGLTHLRKRLQTKTVEFPEIIQWKALLESVDNTLDSTEIELYYQVGAEQILIRKTKSQVNQFSLENGTWKRPGFNYEKLFYTICVNYSQYGLNASGNYYWLQPLFHKNDGYRTPIVLNPFREKGNININIELHLAQTRILTNLSHEQFTTKDLTNNKSISSISVIIRPSRLGYVEDIDLIDYYLKSKDETKIDLADLFTEILRFFNIRSVNDLRVKTTKDNLGTWFNLAKPFDRFKIKNVQDNFTPNEMDFQLGLYIVTKLIKIVNTYSEFQKYAEAYVDKDGKFQFYLIRNIQDFVKQILTDQSHITLKLRQAVNSFIHQQFHNKKWTTSQDEEFPEFPVYSMSLKFIEFEKVVQNAFSESLLKNKTLAQFVPVAYFRPSINISDGLKEFPFSQLSSGEQQLIHSIHSVLYHLLNLDSREGAKYDYKYINLVLDEIELYYHPSYQRDFLKFLLENIQRCHLKYIKAINILFSTHSPFILSDIPNTNVLKLDEGKPSTGTTTPTFGANIHEMLADSFFLDESLIGAYAEKIISKCIDTLEHIRIFKEIEDLIRKKTKTLAEKKIIADHKARIKASEIVTIDFRHEIEEEKKSKKLYQVINMIGEPILRFKLMEMYEEVILDGSDDHKKLIKDYINQLMNEHNLKPNEL, from the coding sequence ATGTTTAAACTGTTAGCATTAAAACTAAATAAAGATTCCGTATTTCAAAAAAAGCTTGTCATTGACACTTTATATAAGTTTTCAAACGACACTATCTTTTTGGATAAGTATGGGAATGAATTACAAGAAATAAAGGATTATCGGTCCATCAAGAAAATCAACACTGTGCAAAATTACCCCACAACTTTATATGACATAGAAAGGGATGGGAGTGATATTCATGTGCATGTAGGAGCTCTTCTGGGGCGTAATGGATCTGGTAAAAGCAGTATTTTAGAAATGCTCTACTTGTTAGTTTTTTGTGTTTCAGAAAATAAAGGCTTAACGCACCTTCGTAAACGACTTCAAACTAAAACAGTTGAATTTCCCGAAATTATTCAATGGAAGGCATTGCTTGAAAGTGTGGATAATACACTTGACTCTACTGAAATTGAATTATATTATCAAGTAGGGGCTGAACAAATTTTGATCCGGAAAACCAAAAGTCAGGTTAATCAATTCTCACTCGAAAATGGAACATGGAAACGCCCTGGGTTTAATTACGAAAAATTGTTTTACACTATTTGCGTGAATTATTCTCAATATGGGTTAAATGCATCGGGTAATTACTATTGGCTACAACCATTATTTCATAAAAACGATGGCTATCGAACGCCGATTGTGCTTAATCCTTTCAGGGAGAAAGGCAACATTAATATTAATATCGAATTACATTTAGCACAAACGCGTATACTCACGAACTTGAGCCATGAACAGTTCACAACTAAAGACTTAACTAACAATAAGTCAATCAGCAGCATTAGTGTTATTATCCGGCCATCGAGACTTGGGTATGTAGAGGATATTGATCTTATTGATTATTACCTTAAATCAAAAGATGAAACCAAAATAGATTTGGCGGATCTGTTTACGGAGATTTTAAGGTTTTTTAATATACGATCCGTAAATGATTTGCGAGTAAAAACAACCAAAGATAATTTAGGAACTTGGTTTAATTTGGCAAAACCATTTGATAGGTTTAAAATAAAAAATGTTCAAGATAATTTTACTCCGAATGAAATGGATTTTCAACTTGGACTATATATTGTGACTAAATTAATTAAAATAGTTAATACTTATAGTGAATTTCAGAAATATGCAGAAGCTTATGTAGATAAAGATGGTAAATTTCAATTCTATTTGATTAGAAACATTCAGGACTTCGTTAAACAGATTTTAACCGATCAAAGCCACATCACCCTAAAACTTAGGCAAGCTGTAAACTCATTTATTCACCAGCAATTCCATAATAAAAAATGGACTACCTCACAGGATGAAGAGTTCCCGGAATTTCCTGTTTATAGCATGTCTTTAAAATTTATCGAGTTTGAGAAAGTAGTTCAAAATGCGTTTAGTGAATCGCTTTTAAAAAATAAAACGTTAGCACAGTTTGTACCGGTCGCATATTTCCGACCTTCAATAAATATATCTGACGGTTTAAAAGAGTTTCCTTTCTCTCAGCTAAGCTCAGGAGAGCAACAACTTATTCATTCTATACATTCAGTCCTTTACCACTTGCTTAATCTTGACTCAAGAGAGGGGGCGAAATATGATTATAAGTATATCAATTTAGTTCTCGATGAAATTGAACTTTATTATCACCCTAGTTATCAGCGTGATTTTTTGAAATTTTTGTTAGAAAACATCCAAAGATGCCACTTGAAATATATCAAAGCAATAAACATACTTTTTTCAACACACTCCCCCTTTATTCTATCCGATATCCCAAACACAAATGTGCTAAAATTAGATGAAGGAAAACCTTCAACAGGAACTACCACTCCAACTTTTGGCGCAAATATACACGAGATGTTAGCAGATTCTTTTTTTCTAGATGAAAGTTTAATTGGAGCTTATGCAGAAAAAATTATTTCTAAATGCATTGATACACTAGAGCATATTCGGATATTTAAGGAAATTGAAGATCTCATTAGAAAAAAAACAAAAACGCTCGCAGAGAAAAAAATAATTGCTGACCACAAGGCAAGGATTAAAGCATCGGAAATTGTAACAATCGATTTTAGGCACGAAATAGAAGAGGAAAAAAAAAGCAAGAAATTATATCAAGTTATCAATATGATTGGTGAGCCGATTTTACGTTTTAAATTAATGGAAATGTATGAGGAAGTTATCTTAGATGGCAGTGATGATCACAAAAAGTTAATAAAAGATTATATCAACCAATTAATGAACGAACATAACTTAAAACCAAATGAATTATAA
- a CDS encoding very short patch repair endonuclease translates to MSRIRSKDTKAELVLRRALWEKNIRFRIHSDLVFGKPDIFIMKHRLAVFVDGSFWHGYNWESKRIQIKSNVDFWVAKIERNMERDRKVNITLSEQGFTVMRFWDHQVLKELPKCVNQVLLYIESCRMGKIPDFN, encoded by the coding sequence ATGTCAAGGATTCGGTCAAAGGATACAAAGGCTGAATTGGTTTTAAGGAGGGCGCTCTGGGAAAAAAACATCCGATTCCGAATACATTCTGATTTAGTCTTTGGGAAACCTGACATCTTTATAATGAAACATAGGCTTGCTGTTTTCGTGGATGGCAGTTTCTGGCATGGATACAACTGGGAATCCAAACGAATACAGATTAAAAGCAATGTTGATTTCTGGGTGGCCAAAATTGAGCGGAACATGGAGCGCGACAGGAAAGTCAACATTACCCTCTCTGAACAAGGCTTCACAGTCATGAGGTTTTGGGATCATCAGGTTTTAAAGGAGCTTCCAAAATGTGTGAACCAAGTGTTGCTGTATATTGAATCCTGTAGAATGGGTAAGATCCCAGATTTTAATTAG